The proteins below come from a single Garra rufa chromosome 3, GarRuf1.0, whole genome shotgun sequence genomic window:
- the LOC141331176 gene encoding histone H4, protein MSGRGKGGKGLGKGGAKRHRKVLRDNIQGITKPAIRRLARRGGVKRISGLIYEETRGVLKVFLENVIRDAVTYTEHAKRKTVTAMDVVYALKRQGRTLYGFGG, encoded by the coding sequence ATGTCTGGAAGAGGCAAAGGCGGTAAAGGACTCGGAAAAGGAGGCGCTAAGCGTCATCGTAAAGTTCTCCGCGATAACATCCAGGGAATCACCAAACCCGCTATTCGTCGTCTCGCTCGCCGCGGCGGTGTTAAGCGTATCTCGGGTCTGATCTACGAGGAGACTCGCGGTGTGTTGAAGGTGTTCCTGGAGAACGTTATCCGTGATGCTGTCACCTACACCGAACACGCCAAGAGAAAGACCGTCACCGCTATGGACGTTGTGTACGCGCTGAAACGACAGGGACGCACCTTGTACGGTTTCGGAGGTTAA
- the LOC141332421 gene encoding histone H3-like, whose amino-acid sequence MARTKQTARKSTGGKAPRKQLATKAARKSAPATGGVKKPHRYRPGTVALREIRRYQKSTELLIRKLPFQRLVREIAQDFKTDLRFQSSAVMALQESSEAYLVGLFEDTNLCAIHAKRVTIMPKDIQLARRIRGERA is encoded by the coding sequence ATGGCCAGAACCAAGCAGACCGCTCGTAAATCCACCGGTGGCAAAGCCCCGAGGAAGCAGCTCGCTACCAAAGCCGCCCGCAAGAGCGCCCCAGCCACCGGCGGCGTCAAGAAGCCCCATCGTTACAGGCCCGGGACCGTGGCTCTCCGAGAGATCCGCCGTTATCAGAAGTCCACTGAGTTGCTGATCCGCAAACTGCCTTTCCAGCGTCTGGTCCGAGAAATCGCTCAGGACTTCAAGACTGATCTGCGCTTCCAGAGCTCCGCTGTCATGGCTCTGCAGGAGTCCAGTGAGGCCTATTTGGTCGGTCTGTTTGAGGACACCAATCTGTGCGCCATCCACGCCAAGAGAGTCACCATCATGCCCAAAGACATCCAGCTGGCCCGCCGCATCCGCGGAGAACGCGCTTAA
- the LOC141331854 gene encoding histone H1-like: protein MAETAPAPAAAAPPAKAPKKKSAAKAKKAGPAVGELIVKAVSASKERSGVSLAALKKALSAGGYDVEKNNSRVKIAIKSLVTKGTLVQVKGTGASGSFKLNKQSETKKKPAKKAAPKAKKPAAKKPAAAKKPKSAAAKKPAAKKSPKKAKKPAAAAAKKATKSPKKAKKPAAPKKAAKSPKKAKAAKPKVAKPKTTKPKAAKPKKAAPKKK, encoded by the coding sequence ATGGCAGAAACCGCTCCAGCCCCAGCTGCCGCCGCCCCGCCGGCCAAAGCACCCAAGAAGAAGTCCGCTGCCAAAGCCAAGAAAGCAGGTCCAGCTGTCGGCGAGCTGATCGTCAAAGCCGTGTCCGCATCCAAGGAGAGGAGCGGCGTGTCTCTCGCAGCTCTGAAGAAGGCTCTCTCTGCCGGCGGCTACGATGTGGAGAAGAACAACTCCCGCGTCAAGATCGCCATCAAGAGCCTGGTGACTAAAGGCACCCTGGTGCAGGTCAAAGGGACTGGCGCTTCCGGCTCCTTCAAGCTCAACAAGCAAAGCGAGACCAAGAAGAAACCGGCCAAGAAAGCTGCTCCTAAAGCCAAGAAGCCCGCGGCCAAGAAACCCGCTGCTGCCAAGAAGCCCAAGAGCGCAGCGGCAAAGAAGCCCGCCGCTAAGAAATCGCCCAAGAAGGCCAAGAAACCCGCCGCTGCTGCCGCTAAGAAGGCGACGAAGAGTCCTAAGAAGGCCAAGAAGCCCGCAGCACCCAAGAAAGCAGCAAAGAGCCCCAAAAAGGCCAAGGCAGCCAAACCCAAGGTGGCAAAGCCCAAAACCACCAAGCCTAAAGCTGCTAAGCCTAAAAAGGCAGCTCCCAAgaagaaataa
- the LOC141331869 gene encoding histone H1-like, with protein MAETAPAPAAAAPPAKAPKKKSAAKAKKAGPAVGELIVKAVSASKERSGVSLAALKKALSAGGYDVEKNNSRVKIAIKSLVTKGTLVQVKGTGASGSFKLNKQSETKKKPAKKAAPKAKKPAAKKPAAAKKPKSAAAKKPAAKKSPKKAKKPAAAAAKKATKSPKKAKKPAAPKKAAKSPKKAKAAKPKVAKPKTTKPKAAKPKKAAPKKK; from the coding sequence ATGGCAGAAACCGCTCCAGCCCCAGCTGCCGCCGCCCCGCCGGCCAAAGCACCCAAGAAGAAGTCCGCTGCCAAAGCCAAGAAAGCAGGTCCAGCTGTCGGCGAGCTGATCGTCAAAGCCGTGTCCGCATCCAAGGAGAGGAGCGGCGTGTCTCTCGCAGCTCTGAAGAAGGCTCTCTCTGCCGGCGGCTACGATGTGGAGAAGAACAACTCCCGCGTCAAGATCGCCATCAAGAGCCTGGTGACTAAAGGCACCCTGGTGCAGGTCAAAGGAACCGGCGCTTCCGGCTCCTTCAAGCTCAACAAGCAAAGCGAGACCAAGAAGAAACCGGCCAAGAAAGCTGCTCCTAAAGCCAAGAAGCCCGCGGCCAAGAAACCCGCTGCTGCCAAGAAGCCCAAGAGCGCAGCGGCAAAGAAGCCCGCCGCTAAGAAATCGCCCAAGAAGGCCAAGAAACCCGCCGCTGCTGCCGCTAAGAAGGCGACGAAGAGCCCTAAGAAGGCAAAGAAGCCAGCAGCACCTAAGAAAGCAGCAAAGAGCCCCAAAAAGGCGAAGGCAGCCAAACCCAAGGTGGCAAAGCCCAAAACCACCAAGCCTAAAGCTGCTAAGCCTAAAAAGGCAGCTcccaaaaagaaataa
- the LOC141332425 gene encoding histone H3-like, with protein sequence MARTKQTARKSTGGKAPRKQLATKAARKSAPATGGVKKPHRYRPGTVALREIRRYQKSTELLIRKLPFQRLVREIAQDFKTDLRFQSSAVMALQESSEAYLVGLFEDTNLCAIHAKRVTIMPKDIQLARRIRGERA encoded by the coding sequence ATGGCAAGAACCAAGCAGACCGCTCGTAAATCCACCGGTGGCAAAGCGCCGAGGAAGCAGCTCGCTACCAAAGCCGCCCGCAAGAGCGCCCCAGCCACCGGCGGAGTCAAGAAGCCCCATCGTTACAGGCCCGGGACCGTGGCTCTCCGAGAGATCCGCCGTTATCAGAAGTCCACTGAGCTGCTGATCCGCAAACTGCCTTTCCAGCGTCTGGTCCGAGAAATCGCTCAGGACTTCAAGACTGATCTGCGCTTCCAGAGCTCCGCTGTCATGGCTCTGCAGGAGTCCAGTGAGGCCTATTTGGTCGGTCTGTTTGAGGACACCAATCTGTGCGCCATCCACGCCAAGAGAGTCACCATCATGCCCAAAGACATCCAGCTGGCCCGCCGCATCCGCGGAGAACGCGCTTAA
- the LOC141331341 gene encoding histone H4, whose translation MSGRGKGGKGLGKGGAKRHRKVLRDNIQGITKPAIRRLARRGGVKRISGLIYEETRGVLKVFLENVIRDAVTYTEHAKRKTVTAMDVVYALKRQGRTLYGFGG comes from the coding sequence ATGTCTGGAAGAGGCAAAGGCGGTAAAGGACTCGGAAAAGGAGGCGCTAAGCGTCATCGTAAGGTTCTGCGCGATAACATCCAGGGAATCACCAAACCCGCTATTCGTCGTCTCGCTCGCCGCGGCGGTGTTAAGCGTATCTCGGGTCTGATCTACGAGGAGACCCGCGGTGTGTTGAAGGTGTTCCTGGAGAACGTTATCCGTGATGCTGTCACCTACACCGAACACGCCAAGAGAAAGACCGTCACCGCTATGGACGTTGTGTACGCGCTGAAACGACAGGGACGCACCTTGTACGGTTTCGGAGGATAA
- the LOC141332418 gene encoding histone H2B-like, whose translation MPEPAKSAPKKGSKKAVTKTAGKGGKKRRKSRKESYAIYVYKVLKQVHPDTGISSKAMGIMNSFVNDIFERIGGEASRLAHYNKRSTITSREIQTAVRLLLPGELAKHAVSEGTKAVTKYTSSK comes from the coding sequence ATGCCTGAACCAGCGAAGTCCGCGCCTAAGAAAGGCTCCAAGAAGGCCGTCACTAAGACCGCAGGGAAAGGAGGAAAGAAGCGCAGAAAGTCCAGGAAGGAGAGTTACGCCATCTACGTCTACAAAGTCCTGAAGCAGGTCCATCCTGACACCGGTATCTCTTCCAAGGCGATGGGAATCATGAACTCTTTCGTCAATGACATCTTCGAGCGCATCGGTGGAGAAGCGTCTCGTCTGGCTCACTACAACAAGCGCTCCACCATCACTTCACGAGAGATCCAGACCGCTGTGCGTCTGCTGCTGCCCGGTGAACTGGCCAAACACGCCGTGTCTGAGGGCACCAAGGCCGTCACCAAGTACACCAGCTCCAAGTAG